The DNA segment AGCGACGTCGCAACATCTCTTCCAATGAGGGTAACGCGATAGTAACACCTGGAGATGGATGTATCAGGAAAGGCATGTTAGGTGAAAGCACGATATAAAGGGACCAACGTAAGATAGAAAGAGAGCGCCTTGAAAGAGTTTTTTGATAAGAGATCTGTGACGCTGCGTAGCCAATTTCCGGCGGCGTCCATGTCTGCCTTGGGTCTACGATTGTTATTAAATTGTACCATAGGATTGGCCCAACGAGCAAAAAGCTTACACGGTTGGTTCGTTGCCTGATGCGGCGGCCCAGAAAGCATCGCCAACAAGATGAGCCCAGAATAGACGCCTAATATGCCGGCTGATTAATCATACAATGTTCACAATGGACACAGAAATGATGCGCTACTTGCCTTTGTTTCATCCTGAGCTGAGTTTGAGACATTGGTAACTCATCGCTATCTGTGACAATAGGCTGGTCCGAATCCCACATAAGACCAAGAATTTGCATCTGTTGCGTGATTGTTCTATGTATCATGAGTCCTGGGAACAAGTTAATGTACGTTTCGTAATGATCCATGGCGACGCACCTTCCATGTATTGCGCTGGTCCATCTACAGTGTCATCTGTCATATTTATGAGTTGCATGTACAGCGTCAGCGCTTGGACACCAGTGATGCTGGGCTTGCGTAGGATGCCATTAGTGTCTATGAGCTGTCTCGTGCGTTCGAGCAAAGCTTTGCAGGCAGCAAGACGGGCTCTACCCCAGTAAGCGCGAGCTTGTGTACCGGGCATGAACTACAGATTATGGTTATCAGCCATCCACAGGTATGGCCGCTATCGTGGGAGGACATGGGCTCACAGTGCCATTAGCCTGAATGACTTTGAATTGCTCGTTAGCGGACTGGACCATGGCAATGATATGGATACTGACCTTTCGGGGCCATTTTAGCCTTTTCTGGCGACAAACCAAGCACAATGGGTGAATCGGAATACCTTGCTCCCCACGCTTCGATCGCTGAACACAGTACTTCTTGGGCCGGCGTCATTCGATCCGACCTTTGTCCGGCTCGCATCCACTCAAGGTAGAATGATTCCGGTAAGATAGCCTAGATATGTTAGCTCCACTACCTCCTGCCTTCATAAGATAGCACTCACTGGATACGAAAAGTGCACAGCTTGGAAAAAGGTCTTGACCAGATGCCGGCTGAGCTCGATACCCAAGGCCCTATCAGCCAGCTTTTCCTGAACCgcctccttcttcccccAACGCACCATCCTCAAatcctcttctttggtATAGAGCTGCCAAGGGTCTTTCCGACGGACTAGGACCTTGTTGCCGGGAGCTGAACCAGGTGAAGAAATCTCTTCACGATCTCGCTTCGTAGTTTGTGCGCTATCATGCCGgggaaaggggaagaagtTGGAAGCGAGTTGCTGATAATCTGACGACTGACCAGAAGACAAACTTTCCGCAATAGGTTCGGTATATGAATTGACTAAACGGGAGATTGAGGTGGGTGTGTGGTCCAGAGAGGTATTTCCGAAAAATTGCCCGTTTTCAAACTGATTAGGAGGTGAAATGGGAGACGTTGCGACAGACGTCTTTCCAGCGTGCTCAACATGTTCCATTGTGTCTCTCGGAAGATCTGAAAACGGCCACCATACAGGGTTAGATCCATTTCTGCCATCCAGCAAGGTCTCGGTGGGGTGCGAGAGGTTTATTGAAGGCGTATTAGAAGCCACCGAAGTAGGCAGGAACGGAGGTATAGCCGTGGAGTTAGGGTCAACGGTATTGATTGGGACGCTTTCAGCAGGCAATATAGAAGGATCAAAATCCATCCATAATTCGGAGCCCAGCCCGAGAAGAGAGGTCGTATCGGGCACAGGAGTCGCACGGTTCAGCTCGAGAATCTCTGGCGGCAGACTGTCGTTGACACCTGGTGGTGGTTGGACGAACGATGATGGTTGTGATGGGGTAGGGACTATGAAGTCTTCTGCAATCCATGGATTCGACCCCGACCATAGTTGTGCAGTTCCAGATACTCCACTAGCAGGAACATCTGAAGGCCCTGCAGCAGGCTCTGTATCTCCTCCGGATGTTTCTCCATGACCTCCAAATCTCTCGCGGGCTTCATCAATCCTTCGTCCTCCTTTCTTCGGTTTACTAGGGTTGAGGATCTGATTGGTGGTACACTTAAGCCCTTTGCTCTTGCAATTAGTACAATATACTTCAGGATTCTGTCGGACAAGATCTGCAAGAGATATATCCACTAGAGAAGGTGAATTCCCCGAGGTCGATGAGGTGGAGGTGCCTCCGGCAATGGAAATGTCAAGCCGGTCTGTTGATTCGGCATGGATTGACTGAAGGAGAGGAGCAAGATCGCACTTGACTCGCCTATGTTTGCAAGCATCACAGGCGACGTTTTGGCCTGCGTTTGTGAATGGACGATAAGATTAGAAAGGGTTGATCTAGTCTCGGACTTGGAATTAACAACTTACGTCGTTTCTTCTTGGGTTCTTCCTGCATAATGAAAGTGGAGAATGTGAGATGGTGTGGAAGTTTGTGGTGTTATATACGATGCTCTCGCTGGGGATGAGCTCAGCGCCTAAAGCCGACAATTCACACAACAGCAAATTGTTACACCATCGTTGTTGCCTCAGACTCTTCTATTTTAGTACCGACAACACTCGAGTCACCGCCGGCCATAGCCCGTATCCCCGGGCACAACCCGTGCCTGAAATCATTCCGCGTACTTTTCTTATTAACATCTTATTATTGGCGACCACTGCTACCTTAATTGCTACTCGATTCCCAGTTAAGTCACTCCATCCGTTATACCAATGTCCTTGCAACCACATCTGCAGAAGATACACCGTGGCCCATCAAACGTTATATCCCATACATATACACTGAGACCCTTGTCGTATGCATAACTGTCCTTTCAGATCACCAATGACTCCAGTTCAATCGATGCTCGAACATCACTCATTGCGTAACTAACTAAC comes from the Cryptococcus gattii WM276 chromosome M, complete sequence genome and includes:
- a CDS encoding Hypothetical protein (Similar to SGTC gene model, INSD accession EAL17559.1; CNBM1250), giving the protein MQEEPKKKRRQNVACDACKHRRVKCDLAPLLQSIHAESTDRLDISIAGGTSTSSTSGNSPSLVDISLADLVRQNPEILNPSKPKKGGRRIDEARERFGGHGETSGGDTEPAAGPSDVPASGVSGTAQLWSGSNPWIAEDFIVPTPSQPSSFVQPPPGVNDSLPPEILELNRATPVPDTTSLLGLGSELWMDFDPSILPAESVPINTVDPNSTAIPPFLPTSVASNTPSINLSHPTETLLDGRNGSNPVWWPFSDLPRDTMEHVEHAGKTSVATSPISPPNQFENGQFFGNTSLDHTPTSISRLVNSYTEPIAESLSSGQSSDYQQLASNFFPFPRHDSAQTTKRDREEISSPGSAPGNKVLVRRKDPWQLYTKEEDLRMVRWGKKEAVQEKLADRALGIELSRHLVKTFFQAVHFSYPAILPESFYLEWMRAGQRSDRMTPAQEVLCSAIEAWGARYSDSPIVLGLSPEKAKMAPKVIQANGTFMPGTQARAYWGRARLAACKALLERTRQLIDTNGILRKPSITGVQALTLYMQLINMTDDTVDGPAQYMEGLMIHRTITQQMQILGLMRLFWAHLVGDAFWAAASGNEPTVPKADMDAAGNWLRSVTDLLSKNSFKALSFYLTCYYRVTLIGRDVATSLSIPSKKKGAVDVVKFCNHVQRIWKDIDAFDTDMNPQVAHLMSACPRDDILAFSPLSYFSNLRLASPFLLLIIHQLICEQLEFCKTLSSAYITASHDHLDYNKASSDASRDEVNGGWTKAQSHEQMLQDLSLQSIDFMLKTCRAQVGMFKALMPTGTIQTSMLLLRELVAAAQFLAEVPANEQGYPDDTPGGYDWTWEKKQEEVNCCVEALYQVVTWADVASALDNIMVTMERLTPGPAELAAYKERVASRPPSQTPKMTEIARKREEEKRDDEAALKAVLSHWPPLSVPQLIENAIETGGLDLLNDQSVLRLNFFPNSLIDEIESLGSGRSQHGASSTFASPEEGSPKSVSSAQSGFGQDRERKSGCTHLSSADPSTAKALDDLFPHMCYRELSDFDSSGQRPIYEEACFVRTWLSNGKPEDEKCNGQSSKHTRESNIREVGYQGMEPRTPLMGIMTPVNRVESKADSVIPEISIGGQTEKSSGESLTSKDADEAQNQLQKFFDEWGKDMGL